TCATGCTATCGTCCCAGTCAAACAAACTAATTGAAATGCTCATGATGTGTTCTGCATCCTCCTTGTTGAAGACTTTGTAGATCAGATTCCTGTTCCATCTGTGTTGAACCATGAGTTGTGAGACTTTTTGCAGGTTATTGCCCTCTTGTTTCTGTGTCTTTATCCTCCCACCTCTATTATTGTTAATCCATTTGTCTTTCCAGATGTTAGTTCCTCTTCCATTCCCAACTCTCTTTTTGCAGCCTTCTTCAATAATCTCTCTGGCACTCATTAGACTTTGCCAAATCCAGGATGCATTCTTTGGCACTTTGCTTTCTAGTGTTGAACCTTTTGGAAAGTATTTCTTTTTCAGTACTTTGCTTACCAAGAGATTTGGTTGTGTCATTATTCTCCAGACTTGTTTTTCCAGCAAAGCCTTGTTGAACATATGAATATCCTTGAATCCCATTCCACATTCTTCCTTgttcttggtgaatttttccCATGCTATCTAGTGTTGCTTGTTTTTTTGTCGTTTTGTCCCCACCAGCATCTTGCCATCATGAAGAAGATTTCCTTGCAAAGCTTCTTTGGGAGTTTATAACAAGACATGGCATAAGTTGGAATAGCCATTGTCACTGCTTTCATCAAAGTTTCCTTGCCAGCTAAACTtagcaattttgttttccaGTGGTCCATTTTCTTTCTGATCTTGTCCTTTATGAAGCGAAAAATCTGTTCTTTAGTCTTTGTGATTATCATTGGTAATCCCAGATATTTCCCTTGACTCACTGTCTGGATCTCTCCCAACTCCTCCTTTATTGCTTCCAATGTTCTCTGATTAGTGTTTTTGCTGAAAAACACTGAGGATTTCTCCAAGTTGATTAGCTAACCTGAAGCTGTCTCATATTTTTTTAGAATTGCCTTCAGCTCTTTGGCCTCCTGTTGATCTGCTTTGCTCAATATCAGTGAGTTATCTGCAAAAAAAAGATGGGTTAGTGCAGGTCCAGTTTTGCTAATCTTCATTCCTGTCATTGTTTGATTTGCCTATGCTCTTCTGAGTAGACTTGAGAAACCTTCTGAGCATATGAGGAAAAGGTAAGGTGAAAGAGGGTCACCTTGCCTTAGTCCTCTTTCTGGCTTTACAAACTCTCTTGCTTCTCCATTAATACTGAAAAAATAAGAcacaatagtaatgtatttcaTTATCCAATTTATCCAAGTTTCACAAAATCCCATTCTGTCCATCATAGCTCTCAAGTAATCCCATTCGACCCTATCATAGGCTTTAGACATGTCCAATTTAACAATCATACATCCCACATTCcccttccttttgttttttagaTTATGTAGGAGCTCATAAGTTAGGATAACATTAGCTAGAATCTGTCTACCTGCCACAAAAGCAGACTGGTTTTTGCTTATGCACTTATCTAACACAGGTTTGAGCCTATTCACTAGAATttttgagatgattttgtatagAACAGAGCACAAAATAATGGGCCTATAGTGCATTAAACCAGTGGGAATGGGGATTTTGGGAATCAAGGAGACAATAGTGTGGTTTATGGATTTGAGCATATGACTTGAATGGAAAAAAGCTTGAACTGCCTCAATAATGTCATTTTTAATGATGTCCCAATAAGTTTGGTAAAAAAGGGGTGACATACCATCATTTCCTGGGGCTTTATTGGGATTCATTGAAAACACAGCTGtcttaatttcattttcatctaCTGGTCTGACAAGGATTCTGTTCATTTGATCTGTGATTTTTGTTGGAATCCCCTCAAGTATCTCATGAATGCTGTCCTTCCTGGTTGCTGTCTTTGAGGCAGTGAACAATTGTCTGTAGTACTTAGCTATTTCCTGCCCCACTGTTTCTTCTGAATCTGTCCAGCTCCCATCCACTTTTTGCAGTTGATTCATTTTGTTTGCTCTTCTTCTTCCATTTACAACCGCATGAAAGTATTTAGAATTCTTGTCCCCTTCCCTCAGTCATTCAGTCTTGCTTTTTGACTCcatagtttttcttcttcttggtaAGCAACTTTCAGTTGTTTTTTCAGGGACCCCACTTTTTGTTTTGATAGATTTCTCTCCTACCCTCTTTTTCCTTCTAGTTTGCCTTTGATctcttctatcttttttttttgtattacctATCGTGCTTTTGTGCCATTTCAAGAGACTTATCCTGTAGTTTGTGATTTTCTTAGTAACCTTGAACATTCTGAATCATGCACATGGTGTTTTCCAGGCCTCTTTGACTACCTGGAATCCATCCTCATATTGCACCTATCTTTTATCAAAGAAAAATCTTTTTTTCCTCATTCTGTTTGCTGGGCAAGTGTCAAGCAATAGGATACTGTGATCTGATGCCCAATTTTCAACATGTGTACATTTTGCATTGTTAAACACCTCTAGCCACTCAGGGGAGCATAATCCTCTATCtagtctttcttttatttccaaTTCTTCATCCCAACTATTCCTCCATGTCCATGGTCCTCCTTCAAATCCTATATCCACCAGATTGTTCCTTCTGATGAAATCTCTGAAATCTCTAAATGTCCATTCTTCTCTGTCTCTTCCTCCCCATTTTTCCTCCTTACACCTTGTGTCATTGAAGTCCCCTATGATCATCACTTTCTTACCCCACAGTCTTTTCCTCTTAGTTATTGTGATCCATTGTTGTTTCCTCACCTGTCTTTCACAGCTAGCATAGATTGCTATTATCCACTAGTTCACTCTTGTATCTTCAGCTTCTATCAATGCTTCAATGGTGAATTCAGTATGTTGTAGTTCCTTTATTTTAACTGCATCTGTCCAGAATAATGCCATTTCACTTGCTCTATTCACTGCATCTACTGCATAACAGTTCTCCattcccaatttttttttgaattttatgcATCATAGTTTCTTAGTTTTTGGTTTCATTCATCATAATCATATTAGGGGAGAGGAGTTTGTTGAACTCCCTCAGttggggaactgtcaaggggctcTCTGCTCTTTGGTAATTTCACACCATTATCTTCATGGATTATTGGAGGACCAGTTAAGGCTGATCCCCATCCCTTCCCCTTGTGAACCATTCTGTTCATTTGCATTCTCACATCTTATCTTTTTGCCTGTCTGTTCATGTTCTGTGATctcttccatttcttcatcCCTCAAATGGAATTTCCTTTTTCCCAGATCTTGTGACTCATTCTGTTGTTCTGTGATGTCTTTTAAAGGTTGTCTTTTCCTGTATTGCATTTTGACCCCTCGTTTGTTCCTTCCTGCTCCTTTTGATTTCTGTGCCACAACAGTTTCTTGTGTATTTGAGTCTACCTGCATGTATTctgattcttttattttgttccCTACCAGCATATCAGTGTTGGAATCTCCTTTTACTGTCTCATCTGTCAAAGATTTCACTGGTTGCTGTGTTCTTGGTGTGTTTATCAGTTGTTCCATGTTATTGTTATCAGTAGCAGTTAACATCCTCTCATCACCCTCCTGCTCCCATCTCAGTTGTCCTCTCCCCATCTCCTAAtcttttcttgcatcttttccACTGTCTCTCTCTGGTGGCAGCCTTGATGTGATAGGTTCTTGATTTCTGTCTCTTTCCCATCTTTGCTCCATATTACTTGCTGCCATACTTTTCTCTATGAGTTCCTTCTGTGGTAATATGGGAGTTTGGAACTTAGGGATGAGTTCTCCATTCCTGTAAAACCAATGCTGTCTATCATTAACCTTACTGTGAGAGTTGGTATTTTCCTTTTATGGTGACAATTTCCCTCCTCCTACTCTCCTCCAAGGACCATATTGGTTCTCACTTTGTTCTCTACTTAGTATTATTTGTGTCTTGCAGCTCCTCTCACTATGCCCAATCATTTCACAATGGTAGCAGAAGTCCGGACATCTTTCATTTTTAAACGGTAACCATTTATATCCTTCATCCAATTTCAAAGTTGTTCCTCTGGGAGGAGGTTGGTTTAAGTCCATTGTAACCCATAGTTTCAAATGTTTCCCTTCTTTTCCTCCCCCTTGTGGTATGATTACCTCCTTTACTTCTGCAAATATACTTCCTATTTTCCTGTCCACTTTCTTGGCAATCCAGTGTATAGGCAAGTTCCACACCTGTACCCATAATGGAGCTAAATTAAAAGCTGATTCATCCTCTTCAATCCCTGCTTTCCATGGCCTAAGTACCAGAATCTAGTTATCCATAATCCATGGTCCTCCATTTagaattttttccctttcttccaCTTTTGGGATGAGGAACTGGAACAGATTTGGTCCAACCTCAATTGTTCTTAGCTCCTTTGTGTACCCCCATGCTGCGGTTACAAACTTCTTTACACCTGTGAAATTTGCTATTTTTTCACCCTTGATTCTTCCAATTAAACTGTTTTGGCATTCCATTATTCCATTGTCAGCATCGTTTACATCTAATTCAGCTCCCTGCATTTCTGACAATGACAAAGCAAATCTTTGAATTATCTCTGCCAGGTCGTCCTCTATGACTTGCAGTCCAAATACTTGGGGGATTCTTTCGTTAATCACAACCAAATGTAACAGATCCAAGCACTCCTAAGATGAACGCTAACTAGGACAGCAAAACAAAGTAAGGCAATGCAACCTTCAAAGCGTTCAAGTAACAACCCAAAATACTTCCAGAAAAACAAAGAGGCtaaaaaagattttagaaaagcagaaaagtagaaaaaactGGGAAAAACACAGAGAGCTTGCAAGATTAAAGGATTTATGAAGGTCTTAGCTCATGAACTCCACACACGGATATGGGCCATAGCTGTAAACTAGTATATTTACCGCCTATTTAGTGGTCTTTGTTCCTTCCATACTTTCACGCCTGTATTTTTGTCTTGCTAGGAATCGCATTTTGATGGTCAGCTATGTTGGTTTGGGTGTGCATCATCTCTACCACTTGGATTTTTTGGGGAAGCTCCAGCTAGAACCTTTACATTAATGTCTCTGGTTAAATACGAAGATCCCAGATAGAAGCTAGTGTGTTAAATGCGAAGATACCAAATTGGACTCTAGTGTGTTTAATGTTCTTGGATCATGATTTGTGTTGGTGATGGTTTTTGCTGAAATTTAGAGCGGAAATGggtttttttttgaaagtttgAACTTTTGTTGTTGGAAAGCTCCCACCTTGGGGAGAGAATCTCAAACTAGAGAGAGAAAGCCACTACTTAGAGAGTGGTGCAGCGAAATCTCACAAATGTATtgcaaaaatttgccccaatttgggTCTATTTAAATTGTAACAAATTTTATTCgaatgactctccatttatttggacaaaacaagaaatttgtgttttttaaaattttaaaaataatcacGTACTAACATGTAATGTGAATTGATGTACAAtagaaattgcattttttgaataaaaaagttTAAATGTCGTGTTTAAATTCATGTAGAAGACTCTATGATGAATATCTCAAAACAAGACCAAATTGCAAAAGATCTCTTCCTCACTTTAGAATTAGTGTTTAgggaaaatgatcacttttctCATTAGCTCATCCTTTGGGACCAAACAAGCGGgtattattcttgattttgaggcGACTAAGAGTCAATGACATGTCAAGATCTGTCTTGCTTTTATACCCAGATTGTGTCTAATCCATTCAATATCCATTttggtgaaagcaaatagtcTATCGCTCTCATTTCTTGAGAAAACTCAATCAACATATAAACTGTgagaactcaaaaaaaaaagagttatgtGTATGCcttgaatttattttattttatttactttgttattagaaatattataacgaataaatggttaaattaaatgcctaattgaatttatataaaaattgagaatttaaaaATATCCTAGAATGGTGTAGAAAATTATaggaatcaaataaacaaatgcTAGACATATTGCAAATTGTGACATCTTAATTCATTATATAGTTGAATAAATACATGCCTAATTAATTTTCCTTAAAACCTAAATGTGTGAAAATTTACTGGATCGATATAAGGAAAATTTCTTAAGGTACATACAAATTAGAACAAACGAAAAATTTTGGGGCAATGCATGAGGCAATAAAATCATGGACTCAtggcaaacaaatgaacaaaaaatttaaaaaaaagaagaccaaACCAACCTTAGAGTTTTGGTTAATTTTCCATGCAGCCAAGAAACCAGCTAACGGTACTTCATAAAATAAAACTGAAAGGGAGACATATAAGTGGAGGGCTTGGAACCATAAGGAGCTGCTATCTAAAcgatggaaaagaaaaggagtggaATTTGTGTGATAGTTGGGCGGTGCATAATTGTTATTTGGACAGCTGCCAGATGAACTTGCCACCGAAATTGTTGAGTAGGCAGTGACCGAATGAGAGTTTGGATTGATTAGCACTGAATGAGGAAGCTTGAGTGGTAGGCTGAGTGAAGGAAATAGGTCTAATTCTCTTCTTATCAAGCAAGTAGTAGAAACAaaactgagagagagagagtttcggTCATAACCATTCATTCCAAAACACGACCGAGTGAGAAACATTTCTGGTTCTTCATTGCTCCAAGTCTGTACCCGAGAGAGAGTAAGGGAGAAAGAGTGAATCATTTCCTATTACCACGCCAACCAATAGAGAGTTGAGAGGGGGGAAGGGCTGCAGCTGTTTGGCGTGCAAACTAGAGGCAGCGGGGAGAGCAAGAAGAGAGAAATCTGGTGCGATTCTTTGAGGAACAGAGGGAGGAAACTGTCCACATTTTTCCAGCTGAGATTGTCTGCAAAAGGGAGGAAGTAGCTGTGAGCCAGGAAACAAACGCGAGGCTCGCGAATAGTTCATTTGgatatttggtgagtgtttttcgaatttatgtgtttaattgtttatgtttacttaaggaaaattatgtgataaatgtgcttaTTATGAAATATTGCTAAGTGATTCATTGTAAAATGTATTTCAATTGTCCCTCTCCTTCTAAgtcaagagtgtactttatcgcactcgacttagTTGAGCTTGAAGATCGATAATTGACTGAATGTTACTGCAAGTGtgtatgaatgtaagccgtatGTGTGCCTCGCCGCatcggctgaactgggccccaaaacactctgttcaacggactattcgaACCAGCAAAGGGTTTGGTCGGGTAGGACGGTAGCTTTGGGTaatgtttcggtatactcgagtattaccatgagGTTGGGAGATTATTGAACTGATTATTGAATGTAggggattgtttattgttttggaggacatAAGGAGGTGAATTGGCGGAATGTATaatgatattgaaatgaatGTACAATGACAGTGAAATGAGTGTCTCTTGacactgaaatgaatgctcaatgacattgaagtggctctaatgcgagcaccgtatccttttaaaaaaTGATTGTTTAGTGAAGTGTTTTCCCCAATTGCTTAATGAAAGTGATCGTACAGTGAATTGTGCACTATTTGCTTAATTGTACTGATTTAAGTGtttattaaatgttacttgttcGGCAAACCTCACCGAGCATTAGCTCAGCccttttagctttgttttccttacaggagttggaGGTCGGGGATCGAACAAGGGAACTTAGGGATTTATCGTGAAAACTTTAGCATTGTGATTAGTATCTTAATAAGGTAGGAATTTTGTATCGATCGAGATATTGTAAAAGAATGTGACGGTTGGTTTTGGTTTATCGAAATGTTATCTCTGGAGTTAATGTATGGTTAATGGAAATTATCAAACGGtaatctctgaagttaatgtgaaatcaatgagtcctggcaagagccaGGCAGACGATCCCCTAACTTTTAGGGTACACCCTATAAGGAAGTGGGGTcatcacaagtggtatcagaccTCTTAATGAGCTCACACcaggagagggttctcggattGTGGGGATTGGCCTGTTAAGTGTGAAATGAACTAccattgttgaaaaaaaaattagatatgtacgtcgggtaggaatcttaaatattgttgatttactcttgggaccggccggcttgaGTTGTAAATTATCCTATTTTCGAATTCTCGTATCCGAGTACTAAATATTTTATTCATTGGTGTATTTGCAAATTGGCAGGATTTAGTATATTGCATTATGATGTGAATAGGAATCATGATTAAACTTGGGAAAGTAGAATCAAAGAGACCAAGGCTAGCTTTTGAGAGTTAAAGGTGAAGAGACTGTGGTGCAATCTTGAATATTAGTGCAAATCCTCCATCTTAAGGTGAATAATTTTATTAGCCTTCGATGGTAAACAGATGATATGCCAACTCCTGCCTAAAAATATGGTTTTCTGACCTAAAATTTGAGTGAAATAGTAGTTTAAGTAAGGACCAAGTGCGTCCTTTCGGCAGTGTGTTCTAGGGCATCGGATGACTAGTCACTGCAATTGTTCATGAACTTACATCTATCTGGATCGAGTGATACTAGTTTAAATGGGTAAAAGACGGAGGCTAGTGTTAACAAATGAGAGAGCTCATATTAGAATGTAAGCAATGAGGAAATTCATAAGGATGTGACGTGACAGGATTCTAGAGCTGGAAACTGATATGATAGAGGAACCTATGGAAGCAGAACTAGAAAAAAGAGTGGGGTCTAGTGGGATTGTCCAGGACTGGACCAATGGAGTTTAAGTTGAACTTAAAACTAAGGGTTGAGCTATTAGCTATGCTTGTTATGATAATTTCACTGTATTGCTGAATTGTTTCCTTTTATGTTTATATAGACCGAAGCTTAGGTCATGTTTGATGAATATCGAATGCATTTGTGATtgtttggtttttctttttatttgaaattggtGTGTATTGTGACTTGCATTGTTGTGCCATATAACCTAATGACCGTGTGTTtgtttagttataaaactatgTGATTTGCTAGCTTTTGGATTGAGATTGCTTGTTAACCTAAGTATGTGTAGTTAATTGTcaattatttatataaattggTAGTGAGATATAGAAGTCGGACCACGACGACGAAGCCATAAACGTAGGCAACCCAAGAGCAAGGGGAAGAACAGAAATCTGCAGTTAACCAGAACCAGGAACAAGGAACCCATATAAGTGACCCAGTAGTTGCTGATTTAAATCGGATGACCGACCTTTTTTAGCGTATAGCACCCCAACAGGATCAAGGGGTTGGGATTGTAAATCAACCTAAGGAACGGGAGGTAAAATTATCCATTATGAATTATACAAGGGTTGAATTTAGAGATacaggaagcaacttgggagttaaaatatatatatatatatatacagaaAGAATATCCCGAACTTTTGTGATTGAAGGTACGAAATTTCGAgggtgaaattttcttaagggggaaaGAATATGAGAGctcaaaaaaaaagagttacgTGCATGCCttgaatttattttgttttatttactttgttattagaaatattataacaaataaatgattaaattaaatgcctaattgaatttatataaaaattgagaatttagaaatCTCATAGAATGGTGTAGAAAATTtcagaaatcaaataaacaaacgATAGACATATTGCAAATTGTGACATCTTAATTCGTTATATAGTTGAATAAATACATGCCTAATTAATTTTCCTTAAAGCCTAAATGTGTGAAAATTTACTGGATCGATATAAGGAAAATTTCTCAAGGTACATACAAATTAGAACAAACGAAAAATTTTGGGGCAATGCGTGAGGCAATAAAATCACGGACTCAtggcaaacaaatgaacaaaaaattttaaaaaaaagaagaccaaACCAACCTTAGAGTTTTGGTTAATTTTCCATGCAGCCAAGAAACCAGCTAACGATACTTCATAAAATAAAACTGAAAGGGAGACATATAAGTGGAGGGCTTGGAACCGTAAGGAGCTGCTATCTAAACggtggaaaagaaaaggagtggaATTTGTGTGATAGTTGGGCGGTGCATAATTGTTATTTGGACAGTTGCCAGATGAACTGGCCACCGAAATTGTTGAGTAGGCAGTGACCGAACGAGAGTTTGGATTGATTAGCACCAAATGAGGAAGCTAGAGTAGTCGGCTGCGTGAAGGAAATAAGTCAAATTCTCTTCTTATCAACCAAGCAGTAGAAACaaaaccgagagagagagagagagagtttcggTCATAACCATTCATTCCAAAATAGCACCGAGTGAGAAACATTTCTGGTTCCTCATTGCTCCAAGTCTGCACCTGAGAGAGATTAAGGGAGAAAGAGTGAATCATTTCCTATTACCATGCCAACCAACAGAGAGTTGAGAGGGGGAAAGGACTGCAGCTGTTTAGCTTGCAAACTAGAGGCAGCGGGGGGAGCAAGAAGAGAGAAATCTGGTGCTATTCTTTCAGGAGCAGAGGGAGGAAACTGTCCACATTTTTCCAGCTGAGATTGTCTGCCAAAGGGAGGAAGTAGCTGTGAGACAGGAAACAAACGCGAGGCTCGCGAATAGTTCATTTGgatatttggtgagtgttttccgaatttatgtgtttaaatgtTTATGTTTACTTAAGGgaaattatgtgataaatgtgcttaTTATGAAATATTGCTAAATGATTCATTGTAAAGTATATTTCAATTGTCTCTCGTCTTCTAAGTCGagagtgtattttatcgcactcggcttAGTTGAACTTGAAGATCGATAATTGACTGAATGTTACTATAagtgcgcatgaatgtaagtcgtATGTGTGCCTCGTCGTATCGGCTGAATTGGGCCCCAAAACCCTCTATTCAACGGACTATTCGAACCAGCAAAGGGCTTGGTCGGATAGGACGGTAGTTTTGGGTAaatgtttcggtatactcgaatattaccatgAGGTTGGGAGATTATTGAACTGATTATTGAATGTAGGGgattgtttattattttggaggatataaGGAGGTAAATTGGCGGAATGTATaatgatattgaaatgaatGTACAATGACAGTGAAATGAGTGTCTCTTGAcattgaaatgaatgctcaatgacattgaagtggctctaatgcgagcaccgtatccttttaaaaagTGATTGTTTAGTGAAGTGTTTTCCCCAATTGCTTAATGAAAGTGATCGTACAGTGAATTGTGcactacttgcttaattgtactgatttaagtgtttattaaatgttacttgCTCGGCAAACCTCACTAAGTATTAGCTCAGCccttttagctttgttttccttataggagttGGAGGTCGGGGATCGAGAGAACTTAGGGATTTATCGTGAAGACTTTAGCATTGTGATTAGTATCTTAATAAAGTAGGAATTTTGTATCGATCGAGGTATTGTAAAAGAATGTGAACGGTTGGTTTTGGTTTATCGAAATGTTATCTCTGGAGTTAATGTATGGTTAATGGAAATTATCAAAcggttatctctgaagttaatgtgaaaTCAATGAGTCCTGACAAGAGCCAGACAGACGATCCACTAACTTTTAGGGTACACCCTATAAGGAAGTGGGGTTGTCACATAAACTCTATAGGTTTGTAATATATGAGTAAAAGTGATAGCTAAATATATGGAAACAGGTTATGGCCTTATGATCACGAGTGATTGGTAGATTTTTAGAGACATGATCCTTACTTTGAGTTGTCATGAAAGgtaagtcagcgatggactgTATAAGCTTGTAATGCGGCTTGAAGATGATAGttaaaaaaataagattttcaagaacATTGCATTTAAGATCGCATTCCTTCcaaaaattgccccaattttGGATTCAAAGATATTGGATTCCATGTTAACTTTTATCGTCAATCACTAGAGGGATTTTAGCATTGaatctctttgcatttttcttttcatttttttctctctctttttgttttcttttcttcacattttttcatttttttatttttttttgtcaataccTAAATTTCAAATGTTAATGATAGAATTAAAAATTTCCTAACTTTTAGAGTATAGATGCCCCCTCTTTCTTTCCAATAGTGAAATCTAAATATCAATGGTAGAATCAAACCTCCAACTTGTagtttctctctcttctttttaattttaataattttactattttttaaaaaaattctcaaaTCTCCTTCCGTAATgcggggtgcgatcataagtgcttttgaaacgaatcaccaatttaaattcaaatgaggatgcaaaagaTAAACAGTGTTTAGATAGTAGAAACGATAGCCAAAGTAACATTCTTATTTCACATGACAACTAAAGTAAAGAATAACCCATTGGGAGAATTCATTCTCTTttgacatttgaaaattttttcaatataGGGTTGTGATCACTAAGGCtcaaatttgaaatgaaattgtatCTTTAAAGATTCAAATGGGAGAACAAATGATAAAACCTGTATagataaaaaaaacaaacggttaaagtatcattccaaattcttaaaataaacaagaataatgtacatttttattttcatttagatgtggattgaatctgGTTAGTACAGTGACCATTTTCAAAGTAAAGATTgttcaactttgaaaattttcaaccaATGTGACTGATTTGGAAGTGgacaaaatatgaattgtaaaatgaaagagaaaagtaTCATGGTTGGTCTTTTAAAACAGACTATCAAGTTTGaatattcttttttaatttcgaGTGCTCTCATTGAATAGTGTGGATCACAAATTTAGTGCATGCaaagatttttagaaaattaaatacACTCTTGTAAATTTACATGCAAAAGATTGGGAATCTCAACttagttttatttcttaaaatccatcatgaaatctcccaaTGGgtaaataaagaatgaaatgtacatgaatatatacaaaacaataattgtctaaatgaaaaac
This portion of the Coffea arabica cultivar ET-39 chromosome 2e, Coffea Arabica ET-39 HiFi, whole genome shotgun sequence genome encodes:
- the LOC140036406 gene encoding uncharacterized protein — translated: MENCYAVDAVNRASEMALFWTDAVKIKELQHTEFTIEALIEAEDTRVRKQQWITITKRKRLWGKKVMIIGDFNDTRCKEEKWGGRDREEWTFRDFRDFIRRNNLVDIGFEGGPWTWRNSWDEELEIKERLDRGLCSPEWLEVFNNAKCTHVENWASDHSILLLDTCPANRMRKKRFFFDKR